A window from Aliidongia dinghuensis encodes these proteins:
- the tsf gene encoding translation elongation factor Ts, with protein sequence MLLGTAPVMRRIPRRTAMAEITAALVKELREKTGAGMMDCKRALGEVAGDIEQAIDWLRKKGLAAAAKKAGRVAAEGLVGVATVGNVGVVVEVNAETDFVARNEKFQELVTGVTQLAVEHGDDVAKVKEVHVPAFNATVEAHLTHLVATIGENMNLRRIARLEVPQGVVVGYVHNQLIPGLGKIGVLVALESAADAATLNQLGRQLAMHVAAASPLFLDVASVDASALERERDVLKEQARASGKPEAIIEKMVEGRVRKYYEEVVLLEQVYVVDGETKISKVVENAGKAAGAPIKLAGFARFVLGDGIEKETQDFAAEVAATLKS encoded by the coding sequence ATGCTGCTTGGGACCGCACCCGTTATGCGACGAATTCCTAGGAGAACAGCGATGGCAGAGATCACCGCCGCTTTGGTCAAAGAGCTGCGCGAGAAGACGGGCGCGGGCATGATGGATTGCAAGCGGGCCCTGGGTGAGGTCGCCGGCGACATCGAGCAGGCGATCGACTGGCTGCGCAAGAAGGGCCTTGCTGCCGCCGCCAAGAAGGCGGGCCGCGTCGCAGCCGAAGGCCTGGTCGGCGTCGCGACCGTCGGCAATGTCGGCGTCGTCGTCGAGGTGAATGCCGAGACCGACTTCGTCGCGCGCAACGAGAAGTTCCAGGAGCTCGTGACCGGCGTGACCCAGCTCGCTGTCGAGCATGGCGACGATGTCGCCAAGGTCAAAGAAGTCCATGTGCCGGCGTTCAATGCGACCGTCGAGGCGCACTTGACCCATCTCGTCGCGACCATCGGCGAGAACATGAACTTGCGCCGCATCGCGCGGCTCGAAGTGCCGCAGGGCGTCGTTGTCGGCTATGTCCATAATCAGCTGATCCCGGGCCTCGGCAAGATCGGCGTGCTGGTGGCGCTCGAGTCGGCGGCTGACGCCGCGACGCTGAACCAGCTCGGCCGGCAGCTCGCGATGCATGTCGCCGCCGCCTCGCCGCTGTTCCTCGACGTCGCCTCGGTCGACGCCTCGGCGCTCGAGCGCGAGCGCGACGTGTTGAAGGAGCAGGCGCGTGCCAGCGGCAAGCCGGAAGCGATCATCGAGAAGATGGTCGAGGGCCGGGTGCGCAAGTACTACGAGGAAGTGGTCCTGCTCGAGCAGGTCTACGTCGTCGACGGCGAGACCAAGATCTCGAAGGTCGTCGAGAACGCCGGCAAGGCGGCGGGCGCCCCGATCAAGCTCGCGGGCTTCGCGCGCTTCGTGCTGGGCGACGGCATCGAGAAGGAAACGCAGGATTTCGCGGCCGAAGTGGCGGCCACGCTCAAGTCCTGA